A single window of Dermacentor albipictus isolate Rhodes 1998 colony chromosome 1, USDA_Dalb.pri_finalv2, whole genome shotgun sequence DNA harbors:
- the LOC135911293 gene encoding sulfotransferase ssu-1-like isoform X2 produces the protein MARRHVPVYHVIDGLKYAKTYLPESVRNARDYMPHDDDLVMVSYLKCGNNWLEQIIQLILHRGESAENYAEFHRRCPYPEMTGMRYLNEMQPPRFFKTHFSYEHQLKNPRAKYIYLTRNPLDVCVSFYYYVRGAASYEFEDGTFDDFVEAFIAGDVERGDYCDHLLSWYPCRHEENIFFLTYEELKKDFKNTVLSLAGFMGQQYRDMLEHDGNIYANVVERSAIPFMSKLCHVDEALLDSLTEKDRPFLEGYRRFTATTNSRLKSGKNIVRKGVVGDWRSHFTERHIDVFREWIARKKAAGVIREIWGDMDLGGIV, from the exons ATGGCGCGCCGACATGTTCCCGTGTACCACGTGATTGACGGCCTAAAGTATGCCAAGACTTACCTGCCGGAGAGTGTGCGCAATGCCCGAGACTACATGCCCCACGACGACGACTTGGTAATGGTGTCTTACCTCAAGTGTGGCAACAACTGGCTGGAGCAGATCATCCAACTGATTCTTCATAG GGGTGAAAGCGCCGAAAACTACGCCGAGTTCCACCGGCGGTGTCCCTACCCAGAGATGACGGGTATGCGGTATCTGAACGAGATGCAGCCACCACGGTTCTTCAAGACGCACTTCTCGTACGAGCACCAGCTGAAGAATCCCAGAGCCAAGTACATTTACCTGACGCGCAATCCGCTAGACGTCTGCGTCTCGTTCTACTACTACGTCAGAGGTGCTGCTAGTTACGAGTTCGAGGATGGCACCTTCGACGACTTCGTCGAGGCTTTCATCGCTGGAGATGTAGAGCGTGGGGATTACTGCGACCACCTCCTCTCCTGGTATCCCTGTCGGCACGAAGAAAACATCTTCTTTCTCACGTACGAGGAGCTGAAGAAAGATTTTAAGAACACAGTGCTATCGTTGGCCGGATTTATGGGTCAACAGTATCGTGACATGCTGGAGCACGATGGAAATATTTACGCTAATGTCGTCGAGAGAAGTGCCATTCCCTTCATGTCCAAACTCTGTCACGTTGACGAGGCACTTCTGGATTCGCTGACCGAGAAAGACAGGCCCTTCCTCGAAGGTTATCGCCGTTTCACGGCGACCACCAATAGCCGTCTAAAGAGCGGCAAGAATATCGTGAGAAAAGGTGTTGTAGGTGACTGGAGGTCTCACTTCACTGAGCGCCACATAGATGTGTTTCGTGAGTGGATTGCGAGAAAAAAGGCAGCTGGAGTGATCAGGGAGATCTGGGGAGATATGGACCTGGGTGGAATTGTTTGA